One window of Deinococcus cellulosilyticus NBRC 106333 = KACC 11606 genomic DNA carries:
- a CDS encoding diacylglycerol/lipid kinase family protein encodes MQRVLIIENKKAGRGNHNLHEFRDLMIDKGINVVERELSRETTPHALTADADTFEAVVAAGGDGTISCVAHALSGKDIPLLTFPAGTANLIAVNLGIQDHAENLYDLLENGESSRIDLAELVVGTKQYGFTMLAGVGLDAEMIHASEELKPTLGVAAYVVAMLKKIAVPEADITLEMDGKTVKTRGMSVMIANFGMATFGIPIAEGIDPSDGLFTIIVLKGNTPLALVPSIIESIKAHLKVGKVDYGDRVEIYHCREITIHTDPVLPVQYDGEVVEDAHTPVHARVIPRAVRMIRAREKEELAT; translated from the coding sequence ATGCAACGCGTGCTGATCATTGAAAACAAGAAGGCGGGCCGTGGAAACCACAACCTGCATGAGTTCCGCGACCTGATGATTGACAAAGGCATCAATGTGGTGGAGCGGGAACTCAGCCGGGAAACCACCCCCCATGCCCTCACTGCCGATGCAGACACTTTCGAGGCGGTGGTGGCTGCAGGTGGGGACGGCACCATCAGTTGTGTGGCCCACGCCCTCTCAGGGAAAGACATCCCACTCCTCACGTTCCCTGCAGGAACCGCCAACCTGATTGCCGTCAATCTGGGCATTCAGGACCATGCAGAGAACCTGTATGACCTGCTGGAAAACGGCGAATCCTCCAGAATCGATCTGGCGGAACTGGTGGTGGGCACCAAGCAATACGGTTTCACCATGCTTGCAGGGGTGGGTCTGGATGCTGAAATGATCCATGCCAGTGAAGAACTGAAACCCACCCTCGGGGTGGCCGCCTATGTGGTGGCCATGCTGAAAAAAATCGCTGTTCCAGAAGCAGACATCACCCTCGAAATGGATGGCAAAACGGTCAAAACCAGAGGCATGAGTGTGATGATCGCCAATTTCGGGATGGCCACCTTCGGCATCCCCATCGCAGAAGGCATCGATCCCAGCGATGGCCTGTTCACCATCATCGTGCTGAAAGGCAACACACCACTGGCCCTGGTCCCAAGCATCATCGAGAGCATCAAAGCCCACCTGAAGGTCGGCAAAGTGGATTACGGAGACCGGGTGGAGATCTACCACTGCCGTGAGATCACCATTCACACCGACCCGGTGCTCCCCGTTCAGTACGACGGTGAAGTGGTGGAGGATGCACACACGCCGGTTCATGCACGGGTGATCCCCAGAGCTGTCCGCATGATCCGGGCGAGGGAGAAAGAGGAACTGGCGACTTGA
- the hpt gene encoding hypoxanthine phosphoribosyltransferase, whose amino-acid sequence MVFSPGNGEVQISAETIQQRIREIGEQITRDYAGQEPHLICVLNGAFLFHADLVRAINLPLTVDFLAVSSYGNAKQSSGEVKLIKDLSLPISNRHVILVEDIVDTGITMNYLLHYLEGRQPASLKVAALLSKPSRRKVQVPVEYVGFEIPDAFVYGFGLDRSQRDRNLTFITSQET is encoded by the coding sequence ATGGTGTTTTCCCCTGGTAACGGAGAAGTTCAAATCAGCGCTGAGACCATCCAGCAGCGCATCAGAGAAATCGGTGAGCAGATCACCCGTGATTATGCAGGTCAGGAGCCCCATCTGATCTGTGTTTTAAACGGTGCGTTTCTGTTCCATGCAGATCTGGTCCGGGCGATCAATCTGCCCCTCACGGTGGATTTTCTGGCCGTGTCGTCTTATGGCAATGCCAAGCAGTCGAGTGGTGAGGTGAAGCTCATCAAGGACCTGAGCCTGCCCATTTCCAACCGCCATGTGATTCTGGTCGAGGACATTGTGGACACCGGCATCACCATGAATTACCTGCTGCACTACCTGGAGGGGCGTCAGCCTGCCAGCCTGAAGGTGGCTGCCCTGCTGTCCAAACCTTCCCGCCGCAAGGTTCAGGTGCCCGTGGAGTATGTGGGGTTCGAGATCCCAGATGCCTTCGTGTATGGTTTCGGTCTGGACCGTTCACAGCGGGACCGCAACCTGACTTTCATCACTTCCCAAGAGACCTGA
- the nadC gene encoding carboxylating nicotinate-nucleotide diphosphorylase encodes MLSLDERLKFALQEDIGRGDVTTLSTVPTGQQGIGLLKLKSTGVVFGLDVARSVFHLVDPELQVSWDVQDGRALDPQVLGKVTGSMQSILLGERLALNLMQRLSGVATLTRAFVDALGDSNTKVLDTRKTTPLWRDLEKAAVRAGGGVNHRFGLDDGLLIKDNHVVAAGGVRNAIQAAKERFYLIKIECEVESLEQLREAIEAGADRIMLDNMDDANLQAAVRIRNELNPAISLEASGNMSIERLRRIKDFGLDFVSVGALTHSATSLDISLDVRLA; translated from the coding sequence ATGCTGAGCCTGGATGAACGCTTGAAGTTTGCCCTTCAGGAAGACATTGGCCGTGGCGATGTGACCACCCTTTCCACGGTCCCAACAGGGCAGCAGGGCATCGGTCTGCTGAAACTCAAGAGCACGGGTGTGGTTTTTGGACTGGATGTGGCACGTTCGGTGTTCCATCTGGTGGACCCTGAATTGCAGGTGTCCTGGGATGTGCAAGACGGCCGTGCGCTTGATCCTCAGGTGCTGGGCAAAGTCACGGGCAGCATGCAGAGCATTTTGCTCGGCGAGCGTCTGGCCCTGAACCTGATGCAGCGTCTTTCTGGCGTTGCCACCCTGACACGTGCATTTGTGGATGCTCTTGGTGACAGCAACACAAAAGTGCTGGACACCCGCAAGACCACGCCTTTGTGGCGTGATCTGGAGAAGGCCGCCGTGCGTGCCGGAGGTGGGGTCAACCACCGTTTCGGTCTGGACGATGGTCTGCTGATCAAGGACAACCATGTGGTGGCTGCAGGTGGCGTGAGGAATGCCATTCAGGCTGCCAAAGAGCGGTTTTACCTGATCAAGATCGAATGCGAAGTGGAATCCCTTGAGCAGTTGCGAGAAGCCATCGAAGCAGGTGCAGACCGCATCATGCTGGACAACATGGATGATGCAAACCTGCAAGCAGCAGTGCGGATTCGCAATGAACTCAATCCAGCCATCTCGCTGGAGGCCAGTGGCAACATGTCTATTGAACGTCTGAGACGCATCAAGGACTTTGGTCTGGATTTTGTGAGTGTGGGTGCCCTGACGCATTCAGCCACAAGTTTGGACATCTCGCTGGATGTTCGGCTCGCCTGA
- the nadA gene encoding quinolinate synthase NadA: MNLIQLEPYRTTDELKAEIQRLKTEKKAVVLAHNYQRPEVQEIADFVGDSLGLARQAARTEAEVIVFAGVHFMAETAAILNPEKKVLLPNLNAGCSLADTITADDVRAWKQDNPDGLVVVYVNTTADVKAEADYCVTSGNAVAVVNSLPKDRKIFFAPDMFLAAHVERQTGRKLDIWLGECHVHAGIRPDDIDAQKAENPGAEFLIHPECGCASHAIYNFPDTPLLSTEAMISHSRQSEAKDFIVVTEIDMVHRLRREVPGKNFIPVNRTALCEYMKMISLENVYETLRDLNNQVTVPQEVAEKALTSIERMIQIG, encoded by the coding sequence ATGAACCTGATTCAACTGGAACCCTACCGCACCACAGACGAACTGAAAGCCGAAATTCAGCGTCTGAAAACCGAGAAAAAAGCGGTGGTTCTCGCCCACAATTACCAGCGTCCAGAAGTGCAGGAGATTGCCGACTTCGTTGGCGACTCCCTCGGACTGGCCCGTCAGGCAGCCAGAACTGAAGCCGAAGTGATCGTTTTCGCTGGTGTGCACTTCATGGCAGAAACCGCTGCCATCCTCAACCCCGAGAAAAAAGTGTTGCTTCCCAACCTGAACGCGGGTTGCTCCCTGGCAGACACCATCACTGCAGACGATGTGCGGGCCTGGAAGCAAGACAATCCAGACGGTCTGGTTGTGGTCTATGTGAACACCACTGCAGATGTCAAAGCCGAGGCCGATTACTGCGTGACCAGCGGAAACGCCGTTGCCGTGGTCAACTCCTTGCCAAAGGACAGAAAGATCTTCTTTGCCCCAGACATGTTCCTGGCTGCTCACGTGGAACGCCAGACCGGACGCAAACTGGACATCTGGCTCGGTGAATGCCACGTGCACGCCGGAATCCGCCCGGATGACATCGATGCCCAGAAAGCGGAGAACCCCGGTGCAGAATTCCTGATTCACCCTGAGTGTGGATGCGCCAGTCACGCCATCTACAACTTCCCGGACACCCCGCTGCTCTCCACGGAAGCCATGATCAGCCACTCTCGCCAGTCTGAGGCGAAAGACTTCATCGTGGTGACCGAGATCGACATGGTGCACCGCCTGAGGCGCGAAGTTCCCGGGAAGAACTTCATTCCGGTGAACCGCACCGCCCTGTGCGAATACATGAAGATGATCTCCCTGGAGAACGTCTATGAAACCCTGCGCGACCTGAACAACCAGGTCACGGTGCCCCAGGAGGTGGCCGAAAAAGCCCTGACCAGCATCGAGCGCATGATCCAGATCGGGTGA
- the nadB gene encoding L-aspartate oxidase, which produces MPHDLLIVGSGITGLYAALHARSLGLSVLLISKAKLESGSTFWAQGGLAFPTSPEDVEPHVQDTLRAGRGLCDEKTVRLFVEEAGQHLQKLLSYGVPFEGHQTLEGGHSHPRVFHAWGDASGRAVSVTLTQVVRDQGIEVLEGAFVQSLLLSESGRVVGVQTRNQNHLAGAVLLASGGFGQLYPVTTAPEEATGDGIALAYRAGAVLRDMEFVQFHPTVFLAGNRGLLITEAARGEGAVLLNGNMERFMQEYDPQGELAPRDVVARAIASEEAKTGRVYLDLRHLGAEFVQHRFPSIYERLLSHGVDISTEPVPVSPAVHYTIGGIFTDVDGKTTLEGLYAAGEVASSGLHGANRLASNSLPEGLVFGVRAVEAAHKSLKFESPVSRTQLETVGSKASVQQVIGAGAGINRTAETLRLALETLPEPGATDGSTIDTLEAGNLARVARTVLKGALDREESRGGHFRTDYPEPDEVRHSLFQIPPLLETL; this is translated from the coding sequence ATGCCCCATGATCTGTTGATTGTCGGTAGTGGAATCACCGGGCTGTATGCGGCCCTGCATGCCAGAAGTCTGGGTTTGAGTGTTTTGCTGATCAGCAAGGCAAAACTGGAAAGTGGGTCCACCTTCTGGGCCCAGGGAGGTCTCGCCTTCCCCACCAGCCCAGAAGACGTTGAACCCCACGTACAGGACACCCTCAGGGCAGGTCGTGGCCTGTGCGATGAAAAAACGGTGCGCCTCTTTGTGGAGGAAGCCGGACAGCACCTGCAGAAACTGCTCTCTTATGGGGTCCCTTTTGAAGGCCACCAGACCCTGGAGGGTGGGCACAGCCACCCTAGGGTGTTTCATGCCTGGGGAGATGCATCTGGACGTGCTGTGAGTGTGACCCTCACCCAGGTGGTGCGGGATCAGGGCATTGAGGTGCTGGAAGGGGCTTTCGTGCAATCTCTGCTGCTCTCCGAGTCAGGGCGTGTGGTGGGTGTGCAGACCCGCAATCAGAATCACCTTGCTGGAGCGGTCCTGCTGGCCTCTGGAGGCTTCGGGCAGCTCTATCCAGTGACCACTGCACCCGAAGAGGCCACAGGAGACGGAATTGCCCTGGCTTACCGTGCAGGGGCCGTCCTCAGGGACATGGAATTCGTGCAGTTCCACCCCACTGTGTTTCTTGCTGGAAACCGGGGCCTCCTCATCACCGAGGCAGCACGGGGTGAAGGGGCCGTTCTGCTGAATGGCAACATGGAACGCTTCATGCAGGAATACGACCCCCAGGGCGAACTGGCTCCCAGAGATGTGGTGGCCCGTGCCATTGCTTCTGAAGAGGCAAAAACCGGGCGGGTGTACCTGGACCTGAGGCACCTTGGGGCTGAATTCGTGCAGCACCGTTTCCCCAGCATCTACGAACGCCTGCTGTCACATGGGGTGGACATCAGCACTGAACCTGTTCCCGTGAGTCCTGCCGTCCACTACACCATCGGAGGCATCTTCACCGATGTGGATGGAAAAACCACCCTGGAAGGCCTGTACGCTGCCGGAGAGGTCGCGTCTTCAGGGCTGCACGGTGCCAACCGTCTGGCAAGCAATTCCCTGCCAGAAGGTCTGGTTTTTGGAGTGCGGGCCGTAGAAGCAGCCCACAAAAGCCTGAAATTTGAATCTCCAGTGTCCAGAACCCAGCTTGAAACTGTGGGAAGCAAGGCCAGTGTTCAGCAGGTGATTGGTGCAGGGGCAGGCATCAACCGCACCGCTGAAACCCTCCGTCTGGCCCTCGAAACCCTCCCAGAGCCAGGGGCAACAGACGGCAGCACCATTGACACCCTCGAAGCAGGAAATCTGGCCCGTGTTGCCAGAACCGTCCTGAAAGGGGCACTGGACCGTGAGGAATCCAGAGGCGGCCATTTCCGCACAGATTATCCAGAGCCAGACGAAGTGCGTCACAGCCTCTTTCAGATTCCTCCCCTGCTGGAGACCTTATGA
- a CDS encoding nitrilase-related carbon-nitrogen hydrolase yields the protein MIRHVVLQIKPEKGNIQGNLERLKKALLDIREESPDVVVLPESFLTAYFLQGGVRELALTQQELFVRLSSMYQELNWPGLLDLVIGFYEREGGTFYNSCAYVELGGRGILHVHRKVFLPTYGVFDEERYLSRGSRIQAFNSRFGRVGMLICEDFWHTVTSTIIALDGAQVVYVPSASPARGFASQNPANMERWSALAQAVAAEHGMYTLLSSLIGFEGGKGMVGGSLIVSPEGKIMVSAPAFEEAALVAEIDLERIPAVRYDNPLLADLQGNLPSILPDLNRVMHRGEK from the coding sequence ATGATCAGACACGTCGTATTGCAGATCAAACCCGAAAAGGGCAACATCCAGGGCAATCTGGAACGCCTGAAGAAAGCCCTGCTGGACATCCGTGAAGAGTCTCCTGATGTGGTGGTTTTGCCAGAATCTTTTCTGACCGCCTATTTTCTGCAGGGAGGGGTGCGGGAACTGGCCCTGACGCAGCAGGAACTGTTTGTCCGCCTGAGCAGCATGTACCAGGAACTGAACTGGCCCGGTCTGCTTGATCTGGTGATTGGTTTTTACGAGCGTGAAGGGGGCACCTTCTACAATTCATGTGCCTATGTGGAACTCGGTGGAAGGGGCATCTTGCATGTGCACCGCAAGGTCTTCCTGCCCACCTACGGGGTCTTCGATGAGGAGCGTTACCTGTCCAGAGGCTCCCGCATTCAGGCCTTCAACTCCCGATTTGGACGGGTGGGCATGCTGATCTGCGAGGACTTCTGGCACACTGTGACCAGCACCATCATTGCTCTGGACGGCGCGCAGGTGGTTTATGTCCCCTCCGCAAGCCCTGCCCGTGGCTTTGCTTCCCAGAACCCAGCCAACATGGAACGCTGGAGTGCCCTGGCCCAGGCCGTCGCTGCTGAGCATGGCATGTACACCCTGCTCAGTTCCCTGATTGGCTTTGAAGGAGGCAAGGGCATGGTGGGAGGCAGCCTGATTGTCAGCCCGGAAGGCAAGATCATGGTTTCTGCTCCTGCCTTCGAGGAAGCTGCACTGGTTGCAGAAATCGATCTGGAACGCATTCCTGCCGTGAGGTACGACAACCCACTTCTGGCAGACCTGCAGGGGAACCTCCCTTCCATCCTGCCCGACCTGAACCGTGTGATGCACAGAGGTGAGAAATGA
- a CDS encoding NAD+ synthase, with the protein MKILRADRGSEVLDLNCALLAQYLERFIREELAWRGYKKGLIGVSGGVDSALTLALAVRALGAENVHAVAMPHQRSAPTSFEHAKLVCDAYGVTLDTVDITPIVEGYAQTDPEMTARRRGNLMARSRMMVLFDQSEKHHALTLGTGNKTERLFGYFTWHADDTPPINPLGDLYKTQVWGLSEYVGVPDAVLHKAPTADLEAGQTDEGDLGITYRRADVILEHYLKGYPDAYIESLGYQLSEIERVKTLVNRTHWKRTTPATAVVSSTAINEFYLRPLDFRIR; encoded by the coding sequence ATGAAGATCCTCAGGGCCGACAGAGGCAGCGAAGTGCTCGACCTCAATTGCGCACTTCTTGCCCAGTATCTGGAGCGTTTCATTCGAGAAGAGTTGGCATGGAGAGGATACAAAAAGGGCCTGATTGGTGTCAGTGGAGGGGTGGACTCCGCCCTCACCCTGGCCCTGGCCGTCCGTGCTCTGGGTGCCGAGAATGTGCATGCTGTGGCCATGCCACACCAGCGTTCTGCACCCACTTCCTTTGAGCACGCAAAACTGGTCTGTGATGCTTATGGGGTCACATTGGACACCGTGGACATCACACCCATTGTGGAAGGTTACGCCCAGACCGATCCAGAAATGACAGCCCGCAGACGGGGCAACCTGATGGCCCGCAGCCGCATGATGGTGCTCTTTGACCAGTCTGAAAAACACCACGCCCTGACCCTTGGGACAGGCAACAAGACTGAGCGTCTGTTTGGTTACTTCACCTGGCACGCAGATGACACCCCCCCCATCAACCCTCTGGGAGACCTGTACAAGACCCAGGTCTGGGGACTGTCGGAGTACGTTGGGGTGCCAGATGCCGTGCTGCACAAAGCCCCCACGGCAGACCTCGAAGCAGGCCAGACCGATGAGGGGGATCTGGGCATCACCTACAGACGGGCAGATGTGATTCTGGAGCACTACCTCAAAGGTTACCCCGATGCCTACATCGAGAGCCTGGGTTATCAGCTGTCTGAGATCGAGCGGGTAAAAACCCTGGTGAACCGCACCCACTGGAAGCGCACCACGCCAGCGACAGCCGTGGTCAGCAGCACAGCCATCAACGAGTTTTACCTGAGGCCTCTGGATTTCAGGATTCGGTAA